From Halotia branconii CENA392, the proteins below share one genomic window:
- the grxD gene encoding Grx4 family monothiol glutaredoxin codes for MTPETKEKIDNLLQQNKIMVFMKGNKLMPQCGFSNNVVQILNTLGVPFETVDVLADPEIRQGIKEYSSWPTIPQVYIDGQFIGGSDILIELYQKGELQEMVEVALAS; via the coding sequence ATGACACCAGAAACTAAAGAGAAAATTGATAACTTGTTACAACAAAACAAGATTATGGTTTTCATGAAAGGAAACAAGTTAATGCCTCAATGTGGCTTTTCCAACAATGTTGTACAGATCCTCAACACATTGGGAGTTCCTTTTGAGACAGTTGATGTTTTAGCAGATCCTGAAATTCGCCAGGGAATCAAAGAATATTCCAGTTGGCCGACAATTCCTCAAGTTTATATTGATGGTCAATTCATTGGCGGTTCTGACATCTTAATTGAACTTTACCAAAAAGGTGAATTGCAGGAAATGGTGGAAGTAGCCCTAGCTTCGTAG
- a CDS encoding NF041680 family putative transposase — protein MILTQLEKFRQGIYDSLGKAKDAVFELMDAVLTSPSIPSFVSLSQSPVFRRQWSSIYAALHDSRPPKMLLMKLLVQEVETDEQPFLAGDHSFWARPEAKTLKERTFHGDRGGSIGIGQSYSTLAWIPEADGSWALPLKHERITTFETPTSKAAFQLKLVTRELGTRPLAAYDRGYGNAKFVQATEEINADLLLRLASNRCVWGTPGTYKGRGAPCKHGHKFKLNDPQTWPEATETLEVEDPKVGRVKVMRWSGFHFLQSPNRAMEIIRVEVLQPVGRNRKFQPLWLAWLGQTMPPLENLWQKYLCRFALEHWYRFAKQRLYWTQPQLSSTRAAERWSDLMPLLTWQLWFARVACIDSPLPWQSTQDKLSPGRVAQAFPLILATIGTPAQPPKTQGLSPGRAQGHQPPQRPRYLTVKKHASKKPKTEESLKNANLTAA, from the coding sequence ATGATCCTGACACAACTAGAAAAATTCCGCCAAGGTATCTACGATAGTTTGGGGAAGGCCAAAGATGCAGTATTTGAATTGATGGATGCAGTATTGACAAGTCCGAGTATCCCATCATTTGTAAGCTTGTCACAAAGCCCAGTATTTCGACGGCAATGGTCGAGCATTTATGCAGCACTACATGATAGTCGTCCACCGAAAATGTTGCTGATGAAGCTACTGGTACAGGAGGTAGAGACGGATGAACAGCCATTTCTAGCAGGAGATCATAGCTTTTGGGCAAGACCAGAAGCGAAGACACTAAAAGAAAGAACTTTTCATGGGGATAGAGGGGGGAGCATAGGCATCGGACAAAGTTACAGTACGTTAGCGTGGATACCAGAGGCGGATGGGAGTTGGGCATTACCGTTGAAACATGAACGGATAACCACCTTTGAAACGCCAACGAGTAAAGCCGCATTCCAACTAAAACTTGTCACCCGTGAGTTAGGCACTAGACCACTTGCAGCTTATGACCGAGGCTACGGCAACGCCAAATTTGTCCAAGCCACGGAGGAGATTAACGCAGACCTATTATTGCGTTTAGCATCTAACCGATGTGTATGGGGTACACCCGGTACTTATAAAGGACGAGGCGCACCATGTAAACATGGTCACAAGTTTAAGCTCAATGACCCCCAAACTTGGCCAGAGGCAACTGAAACTCTGGAAGTTGAAGACCCGAAAGTTGGTCGAGTGAAAGTAATGCGTTGGAGTGGATTTCATTTCCTTCAGTCCCCAAACCGGGCAATGGAAATCATTCGCGTCGAGGTACTCCAACCAGTAGGACGTAATCGGAAGTTTCAACCTTTATGGCTAGCTTGGTTGGGTCAGACAATGCCTCCATTAGAGAATCTCTGGCAAAAATACCTATGCCGCTTTGCTTTAGAGCATTGGTATCGATTTGCCAAGCAGAGGTTATATTGGACACAGCCTCAATTGAGTTCTACTCGGGCCGCAGAGCGATGGAGTGACTTGATGCCCCTGCTAACTTGGCAACTCTGGTTCGCAAGAGTTGCCTGTATTGATTCCCCCTTGCCCTGGCAATCGACTCAGGATAAACTGTCTCCAGGACGTGTAGCACAAGCCTTTCCTCTAATTTTAGCCACTATTGGCACTCCTGCTCAACCCCCGAAAACTCAAGGGTTATCACCTGGGCGTGCCCAAGGGCATCAGCCACCTCAACGTCCCCGTTATCTCACTGTCAAAAAACACGCATCTAAAAAACCTAAAACCGAAGAATCACTTAAGAACGCTAATCTAACTGCTGCTTAG
- a CDS encoding S8 family serine peptidase, which yields MNDTYGGLPQRINSSDLPTRGVPASSLGVVLQRGGEELILEKALDRFTIRPTTDFPRQQLSQVSWGIWQRSIPQAQLELFTVAPTQLDLAMSQARADENVAFASHVYTLKNHLGTFIYLNDQITIQFISEVNTAEINAISSTFSLVPQKPVLGIPNTFVFLVSKQATENPIKITNQLQGLKEVLAAEPNILVQSETHYQPRDPLYPQQWYLNHNGGNQLTVGSHISVEKAWDMTRGVRSVVIAVVDDSFDLNHPDFQGAGKIVAPRDLKENDFLPLPSEKDHSHGTACAGIALAEENGTGIVGVAPGCALMPIRSTGFLDDVSIEEIFNWAINKGASVISCSWGASAVYFPLSLRQKAAINLAATKGRNGKGCVIIFAAGNANRPVNGTIYERNWPENILKGNTDWLSGFAVHPDVMAIAASTSLNKKAAYSNWGVNISLCAPSNNASPGMSFQEKGFIFTQPAIATSLNGLGMFTTDQVGTAGYDPSNFTSNFGGTSSATPVVAGVAALVLSANPDLTAQQVKRILQETADKIVDSDPDPQLGLRQGAYDGNGHSQWFGYGKVNAAKAVQTAQQLRGVELAANQQVQIKNNSPVAIPDNNKQGIKSAIAVSQASTVKDIQVTVNITHDFLGDLEIYLIAPNNQQILLQNRTLGRRIDLQTTYTMRSHPVLKQLLSFSTQGRWQLWIIDYAPQDLGKLNSWELVISF from the coding sequence ATGAACGATACCTACGGTGGACTGCCTCAACGCATTAATTCCTCTGATTTGCCAACCAGAGGTGTACCAGCAAGCAGCTTGGGAGTAGTTTTACAACGCGGTGGTGAGGAATTAATTTTAGAAAAAGCTTTAGACCGCTTCACCATCCGCCCCACTACTGACTTCCCTCGTCAACAATTATCTCAGGTTAGTTGGGGCATTTGGCAGCGAAGTATTCCCCAAGCCCAACTAGAATTATTTACGGTTGCACCTACCCAATTAGACTTAGCGATGTCTCAAGCGCGTGCAGACGAAAACGTGGCTTTTGCTAGTCATGTTTACACCCTCAAAAATCATCTAGGAACGTTCATTTACCTGAATGACCAAATCACTATTCAATTTATTTCTGAGGTAAATACTGCCGAAATTAACGCTATATCCAGCACATTCAGCTTAGTTCCCCAAAAACCAGTCTTGGGTATTCCTAACACTTTTGTGTTTTTAGTCAGCAAACAAGCAACAGAAAATCCCATCAAAATCACTAACCAGTTACAAGGACTCAAAGAGGTATTAGCGGCTGAACCTAATATCTTGGTGCAAAGTGAGACACATTATCAACCTCGTGATCCTCTTTATCCCCAGCAATGGTATCTCAACCACAACGGCGGTAATCAGTTAACAGTTGGTTCGCATATTTCTGTAGAGAAAGCTTGGGATATGACTCGTGGTGTGCGTTCTGTGGTTATTGCAGTAGTAGATGATTCTTTTGATTTGAACCATCCAGATTTTCAAGGTGCTGGAAAAATTGTTGCCCCCAGAGATTTAAAAGAAAATGACTTTTTACCGTTGCCTAGTGAAAAAGATCACAGTCATGGTACGGCTTGTGCAGGCATAGCTCTAGCAGAAGAAAATGGTACAGGAATTGTCGGGGTAGCTCCTGGTTGTGCTTTGATGCCAATTCGTAGCACTGGGTTTTTGGATGATGTCTCCATTGAGGAAATATTTAACTGGGCAATCAATAAGGGAGCAAGTGTGATCTCTTGCAGTTGGGGAGCTTCTGCGGTTTATTTTCCTTTGTCTTTGCGCCAAAAAGCTGCTATCAACCTCGCGGCAACAAAAGGACGCAATGGTAAAGGCTGTGTAATTATATTTGCTGCGGGTAATGCCAATCGTCCAGTTAACGGTACTATCTATGAACGCAATTGGCCAGAAAATATTTTAAAAGGTAATACAGATTGGTTAAGTGGTTTTGCAGTACATCCAGATGTAATGGCGATCGCTGCTTCTACTAGTTTAAATAAAAAAGCTGCTTACAGCAATTGGGGCGTTAATATCTCATTATGTGCGCCTAGTAACAATGCTTCTCCGGGGATGTCCTTTCAAGAAAAAGGTTTTATCTTTACTCAACCTGCGATCGCAACTTCTCTAAATGGATTAGGAATGTTCACTACCGATCAAGTAGGAACCGCAGGTTACGATCCTAGCAATTTTACCAGTAATTTCGGCGGCACTTCCAGTGCTACTCCTGTGGTCGCAGGGGTAGCAGCGCTAGTTTTATCGGCAAATCCAGATTTAACAGCACAACAAGTCAAACGGATTTTACAAGAAACGGCAGATAAAATTGTGGATTCTGATCCTGATCCTCAATTGGGTTTGCGCCAAGGTGCTTACGATGGCAATGGACATTCTCAATGGTTTGGTTATGGCAAAGTCAACGCTGCAAAGGCAGTGCAAACAGCACAGCAATTAAGGGGAGTGGAATTAGCAGCCAACCAACAAGTACAGATAAAAAATAACAGCCCAGTAGCAATTCCCGATAATAACAAACAGGGTATCAAAAGTGCGATCGCTGTTTCTCAAGCCAGTACTGTTAAGGATATTCAAGTCACAGTTAATATCACTCACGATTTTTTAGGTGATTTAGAAATTTATTTAATAGCTCCCAACAATCAGCAGATATTATTACAAAATCGTACCTTGGGACGGCGTATTGATTTGCAAACAACATATACCATGCGATCGCATCCAGTCCTCAAGCAGTTGTTATCTTTTTCAACTCAAGGACGCTGGCAATTGTGGATAATTGACTATGCACCACAAGATCTAGGGAAATTAAATAGTTGGGAATTAGTCATTAGTTTTTAA
- a CDS encoding M16 family metallopeptidase — MAVFPVRYRYRFSFLLLSLWMIAVFFLSDQRVYSQYATTSRRENTQIKLVINNVKHLSITEKVHKTVLENGLTVLIKEVRTAPVVSVQMWYKVGSRNEEPGVNGIAHQLEHLMFKGTKNRPIQFGRLFSALGSDSNAFTSYDQTAYYGTVEKDKLKALLVLEADRMQNALIDNEHLASEKRVVISELQGYENSPEYRLNRAVMRSVFPNHVYGLPVGGTKADVEKFQVEQVRKYYQNFYNPNNVVLVVVGDLSARKTLNTVKDIFGKLPNRGRGAGSRGQGERLRLVTANSRHFLNSPLHPAPCPSASCSPCPTPIILREHGAAALLQVVYPLPNVNHPDIPALDVMDYILTEGRNSYLYQELIESGLANELTAHVATLRESSWYELLVKTAPDQDLTKIEVVVNNAIANLAKKGVKPEEVERAKTQLEASIILNNRDITSQAMQLGNDETTAGDYRYTDRYLAAIRQVTATDVVDVLNKHLKIEARTVGFFEPTLKQTKETKQIDDEPQPAPTQEHLSDKTTIASSEVAKYLPSVDLPTDTVKHSIPQQFTLANGLQVLLLPDKSTPTITLNGNIKAGKEFDPHEQAGLASLVADNLISGTKTKDALTLARALEERGATLNFEVSREGMRIQGNSLATDLPVLIHTLADAVKNSTFPQKELELSRQKALTALKLGLDDPLEVARRIFVQSVYPKKHPLHAFPTEQSLQQIKREDLITFKDKHYRPDTTVLVLVGDFDLAKVRSLMKTAFGDWKVNGQPPNLKYPTVSMPKSVVRVNPVLPGKSQAITYMGYTGINRQDPRFYAALVLNQILGGDTLSSRLGAEVRDRQGLTYGIYSYFQAEKSAGTFWIEMQTNPEDANQAIASTRQILQQIHRQGVTLLDVKTAKDTIVSSYNVSLANLEELTNRILKNQVYGLDATELSDFSQKIQKITLAQVNQAARELLHPDKIIVVTAGPAVVADQSIR, encoded by the coding sequence ATGGCTGTGTTTCCTGTTAGGTATCGATATCGTTTTTCGTTCTTACTATTGAGTCTTTGGATGATCGCGGTATTTTTCCTCAGTGATCAGCGTGTTTATAGTCAGTATGCAACCACATCTAGACGTGAAAATACACAAATAAAATTGGTTATAAATAATGTAAAACATTTGTCAATCACAGAAAAAGTTCATAAGACAGTGTTGGAAAATGGTTTAACTGTCTTAATAAAGGAGGTACGTACTGCGCCAGTCGTGAGTGTGCAGATGTGGTATAAAGTCGGCTCACGCAACGAAGAACCAGGAGTAAATGGCATTGCTCACCAGTTGGAACATTTGATGTTTAAAGGTACAAAAAACCGTCCAATTCAATTTGGACGATTGTTTAGTGCTTTAGGCAGCGATTCTAATGCCTTTACCAGCTATGACCAAACTGCATATTACGGCACTGTAGAAAAAGACAAGCTTAAAGCATTGTTGGTGCTAGAAGCAGATAGAATGCAAAATGCTTTGATTGATAATGAGCATCTAGCAAGTGAAAAGCGGGTAGTAATTTCTGAATTACAAGGTTACGAAAATAGCCCTGAATATCGTCTTAACCGCGCCGTGATGCGGTCGGTATTTCCCAATCATGTTTATGGTTTGCCTGTGGGGGGTACTAAAGCAGATGTGGAAAAATTTCAGGTTGAGCAGGTTCGGAAGTATTATCAAAATTTCTACAATCCTAATAATGTTGTTTTAGTAGTTGTCGGAGATTTATCGGCAAGAAAAACTCTTAACACAGTTAAAGATATTTTTGGCAAACTGCCAAACAGAGGTAGGGGAGCAGGGAGCAGGGGGCAGGGAGAAAGATTAAGATTAGTCACAGCAAATTCAAGACATTTTCTTAACTCCCCTCTGCACCCCGCGCCCTGCCCCTCTGCCTCTTGTTCCCCATGCCCTACTCCCATAATTTTGCGAGAACATGGAGCCGCAGCGTTATTACAAGTGGTGTATCCGCTACCGAATGTTAATCATCCAGATATACCAGCATTAGATGTAATGGATTACATCTTGACAGAGGGAAGAAATTCTTACTTGTATCAAGAATTAATAGAATCAGGTTTAGCAAATGAATTGACAGCTCATGTTGCCACCTTGCGAGAATCAAGTTGGTATGAGTTATTAGTGAAAACTGCTCCTGATCAAGATTTGACAAAAATTGAGGTAGTAGTAAATAATGCGATCGCTAATTTGGCTAAAAAAGGAGTCAAACCAGAAGAAGTAGAGCGAGCCAAAACACAATTAGAAGCTAGTATTATTTTGAATAACCGTGACATCACCAGTCAGGCGATGCAATTGGGTAACGATGAAACAACAGCTGGTGATTATCGCTATACAGACCGTTATTTAGCAGCTATTCGTCAAGTCACGGCGACAGATGTTGTGGATGTGTTAAACAAACATCTCAAAATAGAAGCTCGGACAGTAGGCTTTTTTGAACCAACTCTGAAACAAACAAAAGAGACAAAACAGATAGACGACGAACCGCAACCAGCACCGACTCAAGAACATTTATCTGACAAAACAACCATAGCTTCATCAGAGGTAGCGAAGTATCTACCAAGTGTGGATTTACCAACAGATACTGTTAAGCACTCAATACCACAGCAATTTACATTAGCGAATGGTCTTCAGGTATTGCTTTTACCAGATAAAAGTACTCCCACTATTACCCTAAACGGTAACATCAAAGCAGGTAAAGAATTTGACCCCCATGAGCAAGCCGGACTGGCATCTCTTGTGGCAGATAACTTGATAAGTGGCACTAAAACCAAGGATGCCTTAACTCTTGCTAGAGCATTGGAAGAACGCGGAGCGACTCTTAATTTTGAGGTTTCCCGCGAAGGGATGCGTATCCAGGGTAATAGTTTAGCAACAGACTTACCTGTTTTAATTCACACCTTAGCGGATGCTGTCAAAAATAGTACGTTTCCACAAAAAGAACTAGAATTGAGTCGCCAAAAAGCTTTAACAGCTCTCAAACTAGGATTAGATGACCCATTGGAAGTAGCCAGAAGAATATTTGTGCAATCGGTTTATCCGAAAAAACATCCCCTACACGCCTTTCCTACAGAACAAAGCCTACAGCAGATTAAGCGTGAAGATTTGATTACTTTTAAGGACAAACATTACCGCCCGGATACTACAGTACTTGTATTAGTAGGAGACTTTGATCTAGCTAAAGTGCGATCGCTTATGAAAACAGCGTTTGGTGACTGGAAAGTTAATGGTCAACCACCAAATTTAAAATATCCTACTGTATCAATGCCAAAAAGTGTAGTGCGCGTGAATCCAGTCTTACCGGGTAAATCCCAAGCGATTACTTATATGGGTTATACGGGGATTAATCGCCAAGATCCCCGGTTTTATGCAGCTTTAGTCTTGAATCAGATTTTGGGAGGTGATACCTTATCCAGTAGGCTAGGAGCAGAAGTACGCGATCGCCAAGGTTTAACCTACGGAATTTATAGCTACTTTCAAGCAGAAAAAAGCGCTGGCACATTTTGGATTGAAATGCAAACTAACCCAGAAGATGCGAATCAAGCGATCGCTAGTACCCGTCAAATATTACAGCAAATTCATCGCCAAGGTGTCACTTTACTAGATGTCAAAACAGCTAAGGATACTATCGTTAGCAGCTATAACGTCTCCCTAGCAAATCTAGAGGAATTAACAAATAGAATTTTAAAGAATCAGGTATATGGATTAGATGCAACAGAACTGAGTGATTTTTCTCAAAAAATCCAGAAAATCACCCTTGCCCAAGTCAACCAAGCTGCTCGTGAGTTACTCCATCCAGATAAAATTATAGTGGTAACGGCTGGACCAGCTGTTGTGGCAGACCAAAGTATTAGGTAG
- a CDS encoding lysophospholipid acyltransferase family protein, translated as MIEFYSSVPNSQEKPAYTQANYQVADTTSRVSPWLSPLAYLLGRHLLLPFFFRQIKITGQKNIPVGSPIILAPTHRARWDGLLVPYTTVDYIARKDLRFMVTIDECQGLQGWFVRRLGGFPVDSKHPSIRTLRHGVELLQQGKALVIFPEGNIFRDGKIHPLKSGIARLSLSAELSHPGLGVKILPIGINYSHPYAHCGTDVNIQVGSAINVADYTNGKVKQNAKRLTEDLAKVLQQLSYQESEISHHAFAEVTNS; from the coding sequence TGTTCCTAATTCCCAAGAAAAACCAGCTTATACTCAAGCAAATTATCAAGTTGCTGATACTACCTCGCGGGTCTCTCCTTGGTTAAGTCCTCTAGCATATCTATTAGGTCGTCACCTTCTTTTACCATTCTTCTTTCGACAAATTAAAATTACCGGACAAAAAAATATTCCTGTAGGTAGTCCGATAATTCTTGCTCCCACTCATCGAGCGCGTTGGGATGGATTACTTGTACCCTACACTACTGTTGATTACATAGCAAGAAAAGACCTGCGGTTTATGGTAACGATTGATGAGTGTCAAGGTCTACAAGGCTGGTTTGTCAGGCGTTTGGGAGGGTTTCCTGTAGATTCTAAACATCCATCTATTCGGACTCTTCGACATGGAGTAGAATTACTTCAGCAAGGAAAAGCCTTGGTAATTTTTCCTGAAGGTAATATTTTCCGTGATGGTAAAATTCATCCTTTGAAGTCAGGAATTGCTCGCCTATCTTTGAGTGCTGAATTGAGTCATCCGGGATTAGGGGTTAAAATTCTTCCTATTGGCATTAATTACAGTCATCCTTATGCTCACTGTGGTACAGATGTGAACATTCAAGTTGGTTCTGCAATCAATGTCGCAGATTATACGAATGGTAAAGTCAAACAAAATGCCAAACGCTTGACAGAAGATTTAGCAAAAGTGTTGCAACAATTAAGTTATCAAGAATCAGAAATTAGTCATCATGCCTTTGCAGAAGTTACTAATTCTTAA
- a CDS encoding BolA family protein: MISPQQVEEMIKAGLPDAQVQVQDLTGGGDHYQVTVVSSQFAGKGLVQQHQLVYGTLQQAVSTEAIHALAVKTYTPEAWKATAAS; this comes from the coding sequence ATGATTAGTCCGCAGCAGGTTGAGGAAATGATCAAGGCGGGACTGCCAGACGCACAAGTTCAGGTGCAGGACTTGACTGGTGGCGGTGACCACTATCAGGTGACAGTAGTTTCATCGCAGTTTGCAGGCAAAGGACTGGTGCAACAACACCAGCTAGTTTATGGTACATTGCAGCAAGCTGTGTCAACTGAAGCAATTCATGCCTTGGCTGTAAAAACATATACTCCCGAAGCTTGGAAAGCAACAGCCGCTTCCTAA
- the ptsP gene encoding phosphoenolpyruvate--protein phosphotransferase, translated as MVTIVIVSHSKQLALGVRELATQMVQGDFPIAVAAGIEDSDNPLGTDPIRVYEAIASVLSDDGVLVLMDLGSALMSAEMALEFLPQAQREQVYLCEAPLVEGAVAAVVAAAAGKNIQQVIAEARGALTAKATQLGVDNPQLSVVNSESPTHAEYPTVEIRLTVSNRLGLHARPAALFVATAARFQSQIQVRNVTRNTAAVRGDSINQVAILGVRQGHEIVITATGKDAEQTLEALQALFATNFGEDDSTFAPAQTVNQEVSPTTSGELLGIAASPGVAIAPVIHYQPPAINITQYHVDDSDAEWQRLQTAIHTACLEIQAVFAQASIQIGDAEAAIFDAQLLVLEDPVLLEAAHQRILEHHLNAEAAWQAVINEVAASYQTLEDAYLQERVNDVADVGQRVLRLLVGNAPADLHLLEPAILVATDLAPSDAAGLDPTKVLGICTTAGSATSHSAIIARTLGIPAVLGVGGEVLHLEDGTLMALDGETGKAWVEPKPDILDVLAAKREAWQTALKEAKAKAYQPAITRDGRQINIFANVGSINDVQVAVANGAEGVGLLRTEFLYLGRTSAPTEDEQFIVYQAIAQVLNHRPLIIRTLDVGGDKPLPYFKIGVPEANPFLGWRGIRFCLDHPELFKTQLRAILKASAGHNLKIMLPMIASVMEVRAAKTILNDVQNELRQAKIAFDENLQVGIMIEIPSAVAIADQLAAEVDFFSIGTNDLTQYVMAGDRTNPRVATLVDALHPSVLRMIQQTVQAAHTAGIWVGLCGELAADPLAAPILLGLGLDELSVNPQSIPILKQAITQLSVTEAEAIATLALQQDSANHVRALVNC; from the coding sequence GTGGTCACAATTGTAATTGTCTCTCACAGTAAACAACTAGCGCTTGGGGTGCGAGAACTTGCAACTCAAATGGTTCAGGGTGATTTTCCCATCGCTGTTGCAGCAGGTATTGAAGATTCAGATAACCCACTGGGAACAGATCCTATCCGGGTTTACGAGGCGATCGCATCTGTTTTGAGCGATGATGGAGTTTTAGTTTTAATGGATCTGGGAAGTGCTTTAATGAGTGCAGAAATGGCTCTAGAGTTTCTCCCCCAAGCACAGCGAGAGCAAGTATATTTGTGTGAAGCACCCTTAGTAGAAGGTGCAGTTGCTGCTGTAGTTGCAGCCGCAGCAGGTAAAAATATTCAGCAAGTGATCGCGGAAGCACGAGGTGCATTGACAGCGAAAGCTACTCAATTAGGTGTTGATAATCCTCAGTTGTCAGTTGTTAATAGTGAATCCCCAACTCATGCAGAATACCCAACTGTAGAAATTCGGCTGACTGTCAGCAATAGGCTAGGATTACATGCTCGTCCTGCGGCTTTGTTTGTCGCTACAGCAGCTCGGTTTCAATCTCAAATTCAAGTACGAAATGTAACTAGAAATACAGCAGCTGTTCGGGGTGATAGCATTAACCAAGTGGCAATTTTAGGTGTACGTCAAGGACATGAAATAGTAATTACTGCCACAGGCAAGGATGCAGAGCAAACACTAGAGGCATTACAAGCATTATTTGCTACTAATTTTGGTGAAGATGATAGCACTTTTGCACCTGCACAAACAGTCAACCAAGAAGTTAGTCCCACAACTTCCGGTGAATTGTTAGGGATTGCAGCTTCTCCAGGGGTGGCGATCGCTCCTGTTATTCATTATCAACCACCCGCTATTAATATTACGCAATATCACGTAGATGATTCAGATGCAGAGTGGCAACGTTTACAAACAGCGATACACACAGCTTGCCTAGAAATTCAGGCGGTATTCGCACAAGCATCTATTCAAATTGGTGATGCCGAAGCCGCCATTTTTGATGCCCAGCTCTTGGTTTTAGAAGATCCAGTGTTACTGGAAGCTGCTCACCAGCGCATTTTAGAACATCATCTGAATGCAGAGGCTGCTTGGCAAGCTGTAATTAATGAAGTAGCGGCTTCCTACCAAACATTAGAGGATGCTTATCTGCAAGAGCGAGTTAATGATGTTGCAGATGTAGGACAACGAGTGCTGCGATTATTAGTAGGAAATGCTCCTGCCGATTTGCATCTTTTGGAACCAGCGATTTTGGTGGCAACTGATTTGGCTCCTTCGGATGCTGCTGGTTTAGACCCGACAAAGGTGCTGGGCATTTGTACTACTGCTGGCAGTGCGACTTCTCACAGCGCTATTATTGCTAGGACATTAGGTATTCCCGCAGTTTTGGGCGTAGGTGGAGAGGTGTTACATCTAGAAGATGGTACACTCATGGCACTTGATGGCGAAACTGGTAAAGCTTGGGTGGAACCAAAACCAGATATCCTTGATGTCCTAGCAGCCAAGCGGGAGGCATGGCAAACTGCACTCAAAGAGGCAAAAGCTAAAGCCTATCAGCCAGCAATAACTCGTGATGGTCGGCAAATCAACATCTTCGCCAATGTTGGTAGCATCAATGATGTGCAAGTGGCTGTTGCCAACGGTGCAGAGGGAGTAGGACTACTCCGTACCGAATTTCTGTATTTAGGTAGAACCAGCGCCCCTACTGAAGATGAGCAATTTATAGTTTATCAAGCGATCGCTCAAGTTTTAAATCATCGCCCGTTAATTATTCGGACTTTAGATGTCGGTGGTGATAAGCCACTCCCCTACTTCAAAATAGGTGTTCCAGAAGCTAACCCTTTTTTAGGTTGGCGAGGAATCCGTTTTTGTTTGGATCATCCAGAACTCTTTAAAACTCAATTGCGGGCAATTTTAAAAGCTAGTGCGGGACATAATCTTAAAATCATGTTACCGATGATTGCAAGTGTGATGGAAGTACGCGCGGCTAAGACAATTCTAAATGATGTGCAGAACGAACTGCGACAAGCTAAGATTGCTTTTGATGAAAATCTACAAGTGGGCATCATGATAGAAATACCTTCAGCTGTAGCGATCGCCGATCAGCTAGCTGCTGAGGTAGACTTTTTTAGTATTGGCACGAATGACCTGACTCAATATGTCATGGCAGGCGATCGCACCAATCCGCGAGTGGCAACGTTAGTAGATGCTCTACACCCATCAGTGTTGCGGATGATACAACAAACTGTTCAAGCTGCCCATACAGCGGGGATTTGGGTAGGGTTATGTGGCGAACTAGCAGCAGACCCATTAGCAGCACCAATTTTGCTAGGTTTGGGTCTAGATGAATTGAGTGTGAATCCTCAAAGTATACCGATACTTAAACAAGCGATAACTCAATTGAGCGTAACTGAGGCTGAGGCGATCGCTACTTTAGCCTTGCAACAAGACTCTGCAAATCACGTCAGAGCCTTAGTAAACTGTTAA
- a CDS encoding cupredoxin domain-containing protein: protein MKAFILQFLLLLCISFIGVTPAMAANLSGDLLKQPATKITVNLGNTANELKFEPNHLELEAGKRYQIHLANPSQLKHYFTAKDFADGIWTQKVEVGKVEIKGAIHELELKPGGEADWVFVPLKSGDYSLRCSITGHTEAGMTGEILVSN from the coding sequence ATGAAAGCATTTATCCTTCAGTTTTTATTATTGCTGTGTATAAGTTTTATCGGTGTCACTCCTGCAATGGCAGCAAATTTATCTGGTGATTTGCTCAAACAACCAGCAACAAAAATCACAGTCAATTTAGGTAATACTGCCAACGAACTTAAGTTTGAACCAAATCACCTGGAATTAGAGGCTGGTAAACGTTATCAAATTCATCTGGCCAATCCTAGTCAATTGAAGCACTATTTTACTGCTAAAGATTTTGCCGATGGCATCTGGACACAAAAAGTTGAAGTTGGCAAAGTAGAAATCAAAGGAGCCATTCACGAACTAGAACTAAAGCCAGGCGGTGAGGCAGATTGGGTATTTGTACCACTGAAATCAGGAGATTATAGCTTACGCTGTTCAATAACAGGACATACAGAAGCAGGTATGACTGGAGAAATTTTGGTAAGCAATTAA